The following coding sequences lie in one Bicyclus anynana chromosome 21, ilBicAnyn1.1, whole genome shotgun sequence genomic window:
- the LOC112058360 gene encoding ATP-dependent Clp protease proteolytic subunit — translation MAMNYVRQFARTALRAPKLGLVSQRAIKTSEPARLGMIPIVVEQTGRGERAYDIYSRLLRERIICLMGPINDDISSLVVAQLLFLQSESSKKPVHLYINSPGGNVTAGLGIYDTMQYITPPVATWCVGQACSMASLLLAAGATGMRHALPNSRIMIHQPSGGVRGQATDIQIQAEEILKLKAQINTLYVRHTGLPIEKIQSSMERDYFMSPSEAKVFGLIDNILEHPPSHAMENECSPPPASPAPVTATD, via the coding sequence ATGGCAATGAATTACGTTCGTCAATTTGCAAGAACCGCTCTCAGAGCACCAAAGTTAGGGTTGGTGTCACAGAGAGCGATAAAAACGAGTGAACCGGCGAGACTTGGCATGATACCCATAGTGGTGGAACAGACTGGCAGAGGAGAGAGGGCTTACGACATTTACTCCAGGCTTCTACGTGAACGCATAATTTGTCTAATGGGACCGATAAACGATGACATTAGTTCGCTAGTTGTAGCCCAACTGTTATTCCTGCAGTCGGAATCTAGTAAAAAACCTGTACATTTGTATATAAACTCTCCAGGCGGTAATGTGACTGCCGGCCTCGGTATTTATGACACAATGCAGTATATAACTCCGCCGGTCGCGACGTGGTGTGTGGGACAAGCTTGCAGTATGGCATCATTACTTTTAGCAGCTGGTGCGACCGGAATGCGTCACGCTTTACCAAACTCCCGCATAATGATTCACCAACCGTCCGGCGGTGTCAGAGGTCAAGCTACTGACATTCAAATCCAAGCAGAAGAGATTTTAAAACTGAAAGCACAGATCAACACTCTCTATGTCCGTCATACTGGTTTGCCTATAGAAAAAATACAGAGTTCTATGGAGCGTGATTATTTCATGTCCCCGTCGGAAGCTAAAGTTTTTGGTCTGATTGACAATATACTGGAGCACCCACCGTCTCATGCAATGGAAAATGAATGTTCACCGCCACCAGCAAGCCCGGCTCCTGTGACTGCTACTGATTAG
- the LOC112058355 gene encoding uncharacterized protein LOC112058355, producing MNNLRLSSKEMVAKSKNKALTCSTPEHRLDSPSRDSDSICDSESASPVPFLCTQDGAEGETDVVWNFYTPKSETGKSRLKNTTPVSRRTKRTIKPISIEKPLARRRVVKPSQKKTELFQDLLELNQNLHEYISKKPSVTIVSKPQSEEDVFSDTSDSSPRSGVKSKNRCLRKNVLSSKFTKTEPESGLESDDSMNECLLKASQVVEENILNLHPNPAKRPCIDQNVKNLKPAFNIDQDSMDAILNNIKLASPSLNQLKKCDSPKLNNDSFDCIIENLNDSALERLSQMPVLQESRKKANNAKESSWMLKELVVCDGSPSSKSVFSRHSSMPESPSFNNCNKPSTSGTAFGRYSSMPFNKSDEKILVPGDSPIRCTPEEIKKKHRQAREKLLAKRQLPFTATQQFNPPAISSHVQPVKKATFQLKVPSNKVNCVVERKDHVQKTNPDVNINRVQKTNPDVNIKLLIERKRQEALMRLRKKQPQSK from the exons atgaacaatttaagattaTCATCAAAAGAAATGGTCGCCAAAAGCAAAAACAAAG CTTTAACATGTTCGACGCCAGAACATAGACTTGATTCGCCTTCACGAGACAGTGATTCTATATGTGATTCCGAGTCGGCCAGCCCTGTGCCATTTCTGTGTACGCAAGATGGAGCAGAGGGTGAAACTGATGTGGTCTGGAATTTCTATACACCTAAATCTGAAACCGGTAAATCACGACTCAAAAACACTACCCCAGTAAGTAGACGCACAAAAAGAACAATTAAACCTATTTCAATTGAAAAACCACTGGCCAGACGTAGGGTGGTGAAACCCTCTCAAAAGAAAACTGAACTATTTCAAGATCTTCTGGAATTGAATCAAAATTTGCATGAGTATATATCTAAAAAACCTTCTGTAACTATTGTTAGTAAGCCACAGTCAGAAGAAGATGTCTTCAGTGACACAAGTGACAGTTCACCTAGAAGTGGTGTGAAAAGCAAGAACCGCTGCCTTAGAAAGAATGTTTTGAGTTCAAAGTTTACTAAAACTGAACCAGAGAGTGGCTTAGAGTCAGATGATTCAATGAATGAGTGCTTATTGAAAGCGAGTCAGGTTGtggaagaaaatatattaaatttacacCCAAATCCAGCAAAAAGGCCATGTATAGATCAAAATGTGAAAAATCTTAAGCCAGCTTTCAACATTGACCAAGACTCAATGGATgccattttaaataacattaaattagcTTCACCATCTTTGAATCaactaaaaaaatgtgattCCCCAAAGTTGAATAATGATTCCTTTGATtgtataattgaaaatttaaacgaTAGTGCCTTAGAGAGGCTCTCACAAATGCCAGTACTCCAGGAATCACGAAAAAAAGCCAATAATGCAAAGGAGAGTAGCTGGATGTTGAAAGAACTAGTTGTTTGTGATGGAAGTCCATCATCCAAGTCTGTATTTAGTAGGCACAGCTCTATGCCGGAGTCACCATCATTTAACAATTGTAATAAACCTTCAACCAGTGGTACGGCATTTGGAAGGTACAGTTCAATGCCATTCAACAAAagtgatgaaaaaatattag TTCCAGGAGATTCTCCAATAAGATGCACACCAGAAGAAATAAAGAAGAAACACAGACAAGCAAGAGAGAAGCTTTTGGCTAAAAGACAGCTACCATTTACAGCCACACAGCAGTTCAATCCACCTGCTATATCATCACATGTACAACCAGTTAAAAAAGCGACCTTCCAGCTTAAAGTTCCTAGTAATAAGGTTAATTGTGTAGTAGAAAGAAAAGATCATGTTCAGAAAACAAATCCAGATGTTAATATAAATCGTGTTCAGAAAACAAATCCagatgttaatataaaattactgatTGAAAGAAAAAGACAAGAGGCTTTGATGAGACTGAGAAAAAAGCAACCTCAaagtaaataa
- the LOC112058359 gene encoding transmembrane protease serine 11C-like → MEDKILAYAGHENLKKTNIVRKTRSPIVHERYDFEEIVNDIALVYLPRALPLGKNVMRIIITKSFPLSTKGTIAGWGVINDLTNEETILLKAITQTVKSKRTCSRVTSGPGMLCAGSLRSSDPRPAEGDSGSGLITQNYQLIGLLSYKMTALPALPVYTNVSYYYNWIKYHIKKRCMKN, encoded by the exons ATGGAGGACAAAATTCTGGCTTATGCAGGTCATGAAAATCTGAAAAAG ACTAATATAGTAAGAAAAACACGCTCACCAATAGTACACGAGAGGTATGACTTTGAAGAAATAGTGAATGATATAGCATTAGTCTACTTACCTCGCGCATTGCCTTTGGGCAAGAATGTTATGCGAATCATCATAACGAAATCTTTCCCATTGAGCACCAAAGGTACCATAGCTGGATGGGGTGTTATAAAT GATTTAACTAATGAAGAGACAATATTACTCAAAGCAATAACACAAACAGTAAAGAGCAAGAGGACGTGTTCTCGAGTGACCTCTGGACCGGGAATGCTGTGTGCGGGGAGCTTGCGGAGTTCGGACCCCAGACCGGCGGA aGGAGACTCAGGCAGTGGATTAATAACTCAAAACTATCAATTAATAGGACTCCTGTCCTACAAAATGACAGCCTTACCCGCTCTACCGGTCTATACCAATGTTTCATATTACTATAATTGGATTAAGTATCACATTAAAAAAaggtgtatgaaaaattaa